A window of Balearica regulorum gibbericeps isolate bBalReg1 chromosome Z, bBalReg1.pri, whole genome shotgun sequence contains these coding sequences:
- the DAB2 gene encoding disabled homolog 2 isoform X5 encodes MSTEADTTSINSQPEQQAPPKAQPSKKEKKKGPEKTDESLLARFKGDGVRYKAKLIGIDDVPEARGDKMSQDSMMKLKGMAVAARSQGQHKQKIWVNISLTGIKIIDEKSGAEPLVVDLKDLFQLIYNMKKKEEEDKKKSEEASKTENDSEALPAHQADKMKLGVDQMDLFGDMSTPPDMSSPTEAKEILLVDLNSEIETKQTFTKEDLFLNGMKNSLPQPKPQPPFLPESSFSTNLSFFPTPNPDPFSDDPFAQPNKSAPPSFDSLKSAHQKKESLSTFTPVGNGASNGDIDYFGKQFDQISNRTGKREALTSQWPLQSKSPAARAPNGVPEREQNGFLKAPSNLFVEGPSKGVSLQNGVKLDSESNIQLMSHESITISPPPQSTKPGRGRRSVKTASNDLFSSDFFVPTTESLSLTSVAQTGPVPLDLFKTSPTTAPPLAGLGGLPVTSSPWSAQTPAFTQAASVFPGSMIPAQPTGFTQPLAFGTQAVPSWNQPASFGPAAPQPSGLWAQPAQVPSSSWAQPSSAVNPFQSSVFPPSTLPAQMPSVLPSMSTTTSPPQPPPRTAPQKELSKKESDAFIALDPLGDKEMKDVKEMFKDFQLTKPPAVPARRGEQQNLSEPPKPVPRQSVLPADGLFESQAKTDFFSASSKESQKPPSGPFGDPFGNPFA; translated from the exons ATGTCTACTGAAGCTGATACTACTTCTATCAATAGCCAGCCTGAGCAACAGGCTCCACCAAAAGCACAaccttcaaagaaagaaaaaaagaagg GGCCAGAAAAGACAGATGAATCTCTCTTGGCCAGATTCAAAGGTGATGGTGTAAGATACAAAGCTAAACTCATAGGTATTGATGATGTCCCAGAGGCAAGAGGAGACAAAATGAGTCAGGATTCCATGATGAAGCTGAAG ggaatgGCAGTGGCAGCCCGTTCACAGGGTCAGCACAAACAGAAGATCTGGGTGAACATCTCCCTCACTGGTATCAAGATAATAGATGAGAAATCTGGG GCTGAGCCTCTAGTTGTTGATCTTAAGGACCTCTTCCAACTAATATATAATatgaagaagaaggaagaagaagacaagaaaaag agTGAAGAAGCCAGTAAAACTGAG AATGATAGCGAAGCATTACCTGCTCATCAGGCTGACAAAATGAAACTG GGAGTTGACCAGATGGACTTGTTTGGGGATATGTCAACACCTCCTGATATGAGCAGTCCCACA GAAGCTAAAGAGATTCTGTTAGTGGATCTAAATTCTGAAATTGAGACCAAACAGACTTTTACAAAAGAGGATCTCTTCTTGAATGGCATGAAAAACTCTCTTCCACAACCAAAGCCACAGCCACCCTTCTTACCTGAGAGTTCTTTCTCTACCAATCTCAGCTTCTTTCCCACACCTAATCCAGACCCTTTCAGTGATGATCCTTTTGCACAGCCAAACAAATCTGCACCACCTTCATTTGATTCTCTAAAATCTGCTCATCAGAAGAAGGAAAGCCTGAGCACCTTCACACCAGTGGGTAATGGTGCTTCAAATGGTGATATTGACTACTTTGGTAAACAGTTTGACCAGATTTCTAACAGAACTGGCAAACGAGAAGCACTAACAAGCCAGTGGCCACTTCAGAGTAAGTCACCTGCAGCAAGAGCTCCAAATGGAGTACCTGAGAGAGAACAGAATGGCTTTCTtaaagccccgtccaacctgtTTGTGGAAGGTCCTTCTAAAGGAGTATCTCTGCAGAATGGAGTAAAGCTGGATTCTGAAAGCAATATCCAGCTCATGTCACATGAGTCTATAACAATTAGCCCACCGCCACAAAGTACCAAgccaggaagaggaaggaggtcTGTCAAG actGCATCGAATGACTTATTTAGCTCAGACTTCTTTGTGCCAACTACAGAGAGCCTTAGCTTGACCTCAGTGGCACAAACAGGACCTGTGCCACTGGACCTCTTCAAAACAAGTCCTACTACGGCACCTCCATTGGCTGGTCTAG GTGGCTTGCCAGTAACTTCATCACCATGGAGTGCACAGACACCTGCCTTCACACAGGCTGCATCAGTCTTTCCTGGGTCTATGATACCTGCCCAGCCTACAGGATTTACTCAACCACTTGCCTTTGGTACTCAAGCAGTGCCAAGTTGGAACCAGCCTGCATCTTTTGGTccagcagccccgcagccctcTGGTCTCTGGGCACAGCCAGCTCAAGTTCCATCTAGTTCATGGGCACAGCCATCCAGTGCTGTAAATCCCTTCCAGAGTAGTGTGTTCCCACCTTCAACACTACCTGCTCAAATGCCATCTGTACTGCCATCTATGTCAACAACAACCAGCCCACCTCAGCCACCACCTAGAACTGCACCTCAGAAGGAGCTATCCAAGAAAGAGAGTGATGCTTTTATTGCTCTGGATCCACTTGGTGATAAAGAGATGAAGGATGTCAAGGAAATGTTCAAAGACTTCCAGCTGACAAAGCCACCTGCAGTACCAGCAAGGAGAGGAGAGCAACAAAACCTTTCAG AACCACCAAAGCCTGTTCCTCGACAAAGTGTGCTGCCAGCTGATGGTCTGTTTGAAAGTCAAGCTAAAACAGACTTTTTCAGTGCCTCATCT
- the DAB2 gene encoding disabled homolog 2 isoform X2 — protein sequence MSTEADTTSINSQPEQQAPPKAQPSKKEKKKGPEKTDESLLARFKGDGVRYKAKLIGIDDVPEARGDKMSQDSMMKLKGMAVAARSQGQHKQKIWVNISLTGIKIIDEKSGVIEHEHPVNKISFIARDVTDNRAFGYICGGEGQHQFFAIKTAQQAEPLVVDLKDLFQLIYNMKKKEEEDKKKVKASKTENDSEALPAHQADKMKLGVDQMDLFGDMSTPPDMSSPTEAKEILLVDLNSEIETKQTFTKEDLFLNGMKNSLPQPKPQPPFLPESSFSTNLSFFPTPNPDPFSDDPFAQPNKSAPPSFDSLKSAHQKKESLSTFTPVGNGASNGDIDYFGKQFDQISNRTGKREALTSQWPLQSKSPAARAPNGVPEREQNGFLKAPSNLFVEGPSKGVSLQNGVKLDSESNIQLMSHESITISPPPQSTKPGRGRRSVKTASNDLFSSDFFVPTTESLSLTSVAQTGPVPLDLFKTSPTTAPPLAGLGGLPVTSSPWSAQTPAFTQAASVFPGSMIPAQPTGFTQPLAFGTQAVPSWNQPASFGPAAPQPSGLWAQPAQVPSSSWAQPSSAVNPFQSSVFPPSTLPAQMPSVLPSMSTTTSPPQPPPRTAPQKELSKKESDAFIALDPLGDKEMKDVKEMFKDFQLTKPPAVPARRGEQQNLSEPPKPVPRQSVLPADGLFESQAKTDFFSASSKESQKPPSGPFGDPFGNPFA from the exons ATGTCTACTGAAGCTGATACTACTTCTATCAATAGCCAGCCTGAGCAACAGGCTCCACCAAAAGCACAaccttcaaagaaagaaaaaaagaagg GGCCAGAAAAGACAGATGAATCTCTCTTGGCCAGATTCAAAGGTGATGGTGTAAGATACAAAGCTAAACTCATAGGTATTGATGATGTCCCAGAGGCAAGAGGAGACAAAATGAGTCAGGATTCCATGATGAAGCTGAAG ggaatgGCAGTGGCAGCCCGTTCACAGGGTCAGCACAAACAGAAGATCTGGGTGAACATCTCCCTCACTGGTATCAAGATAATAGATGAGAAATCTGGG GTCATAGAGCATGAGCATCCAGTAAACAAAATCTCCTTTATTGCTCGGGATGTAACAGACAACCGTGCCTTTGGCTATATATGTGGAGGAGAAGGCCAGCACCAATTTTTTGCCATAAAAACTGCACAACAG GCTGAGCCTCTAGTTGTTGATCTTAAGGACCTCTTCCAACTAATATATAATatgaagaagaaggaagaagaagacaagaaaaaggtGA AAGCCAGTAAAACTGAG AATGATAGCGAAGCATTACCTGCTCATCAGGCTGACAAAATGAAACTG GGAGTTGACCAGATGGACTTGTTTGGGGATATGTCAACACCTCCTGATATGAGCAGTCCCACA GAAGCTAAAGAGATTCTGTTAGTGGATCTAAATTCTGAAATTGAGACCAAACAGACTTTTACAAAAGAGGATCTCTTCTTGAATGGCATGAAAAACTCTCTTCCACAACCAAAGCCACAGCCACCCTTCTTACCTGAGAGTTCTTTCTCTACCAATCTCAGCTTCTTTCCCACACCTAATCCAGACCCTTTCAGTGATGATCCTTTTGCACAGCCAAACAAATCTGCACCACCTTCATTTGATTCTCTAAAATCTGCTCATCAGAAGAAGGAAAGCCTGAGCACCTTCACACCAGTGGGTAATGGTGCTTCAAATGGTGATATTGACTACTTTGGTAAACAGTTTGACCAGATTTCTAACAGAACTGGCAAACGAGAAGCACTAACAAGCCAGTGGCCACTTCAGAGTAAGTCACCTGCAGCAAGAGCTCCAAATGGAGTACCTGAGAGAGAACAGAATGGCTTTCTtaaagccccgtccaacctgtTTGTGGAAGGTCCTTCTAAAGGAGTATCTCTGCAGAATGGAGTAAAGCTGGATTCTGAAAGCAATATCCAGCTCATGTCACATGAGTCTATAACAATTAGCCCACCGCCACAAAGTACCAAgccaggaagaggaaggaggtcTGTCAAG actGCATCGAATGACTTATTTAGCTCAGACTTCTTTGTGCCAACTACAGAGAGCCTTAGCTTGACCTCAGTGGCACAAACAGGACCTGTGCCACTGGACCTCTTCAAAACAAGTCCTACTACGGCACCTCCATTGGCTGGTCTAG GTGGCTTGCCAGTAACTTCATCACCATGGAGTGCACAGACACCTGCCTTCACACAGGCTGCATCAGTCTTTCCTGGGTCTATGATACCTGCCCAGCCTACAGGATTTACTCAACCACTTGCCTTTGGTACTCAAGCAGTGCCAAGTTGGAACCAGCCTGCATCTTTTGGTccagcagccccgcagccctcTGGTCTCTGGGCACAGCCAGCTCAAGTTCCATCTAGTTCATGGGCACAGCCATCCAGTGCTGTAAATCCCTTCCAGAGTAGTGTGTTCCCACCTTCAACACTACCTGCTCAAATGCCATCTGTACTGCCATCTATGTCAACAACAACCAGCCCACCTCAGCCACCACCTAGAACTGCACCTCAGAAGGAGCTATCCAAGAAAGAGAGTGATGCTTTTATTGCTCTGGATCCACTTGGTGATAAAGAGATGAAGGATGTCAAGGAAATGTTCAAAGACTTCCAGCTGACAAAGCCACCTGCAGTACCAGCAAGGAGAGGAGAGCAACAAAACCTTTCAG AACCACCAAAGCCTGTTCCTCGACAAAGTGTGCTGCCAGCTGATGGTCTGTTTGAAAGTCAAGCTAAAACAGACTTTTTCAGTGCCTCATCT
- the DAB2 gene encoding disabled homolog 2 isoform X1 has translation MSTEADTTSINSQPEQQAPPKAQPSKKEKKKGPEKTDESLLARFKGDGVRYKAKLIGIDDVPEARGDKMSQDSMMKLKGMAVAARSQGQHKQKIWVNISLTGIKIIDEKSGVIEHEHPVNKISFIARDVTDNRAFGYICGGEGQHQFFAIKTAQQAEPLVVDLKDLFQLIYNMKKKEEEDKKKSEEASKTENDSEALPAHQADKMKLGVDQMDLFGDMSTPPDMSSPTEAKEILLVDLNSEIETKQTFTKEDLFLNGMKNSLPQPKPQPPFLPESSFSTNLSFFPTPNPDPFSDDPFAQPNKSAPPSFDSLKSAHQKKESLSTFTPVGNGASNGDIDYFGKQFDQISNRTGKREALTSQWPLQSKSPAARAPNGVPEREQNGFLKAPSNLFVEGPSKGVSLQNGVKLDSESNIQLMSHESITISPPPQSTKPGRGRRSVKTASNDLFSSDFFVPTTESLSLTSVAQTGPVPLDLFKTSPTTAPPLAGLGGLPVTSSPWSAQTPAFTQAASVFPGSMIPAQPTGFTQPLAFGTQAVPSWNQPASFGPAAPQPSGLWAQPAQVPSSSWAQPSSAVNPFQSSVFPPSTLPAQMPSVLPSMSTTTSPPQPPPRTAPQKELSKKESDAFIALDPLGDKEMKDVKEMFKDFQLTKPPAVPARRGEQQNLSEPPKPVPRQSVLPADGLFESQAKTDFFSASSKESQKPPSGPFGDPFGNPFA, from the exons ATGTCTACTGAAGCTGATACTACTTCTATCAATAGCCAGCCTGAGCAACAGGCTCCACCAAAAGCACAaccttcaaagaaagaaaaaaagaagg GGCCAGAAAAGACAGATGAATCTCTCTTGGCCAGATTCAAAGGTGATGGTGTAAGATACAAAGCTAAACTCATAGGTATTGATGATGTCCCAGAGGCAAGAGGAGACAAAATGAGTCAGGATTCCATGATGAAGCTGAAG ggaatgGCAGTGGCAGCCCGTTCACAGGGTCAGCACAAACAGAAGATCTGGGTGAACATCTCCCTCACTGGTATCAAGATAATAGATGAGAAATCTGGG GTCATAGAGCATGAGCATCCAGTAAACAAAATCTCCTTTATTGCTCGGGATGTAACAGACAACCGTGCCTTTGGCTATATATGTGGAGGAGAAGGCCAGCACCAATTTTTTGCCATAAAAACTGCACAACAG GCTGAGCCTCTAGTTGTTGATCTTAAGGACCTCTTCCAACTAATATATAATatgaagaagaaggaagaagaagacaagaaaaag agTGAAGAAGCCAGTAAAACTGAG AATGATAGCGAAGCATTACCTGCTCATCAGGCTGACAAAATGAAACTG GGAGTTGACCAGATGGACTTGTTTGGGGATATGTCAACACCTCCTGATATGAGCAGTCCCACA GAAGCTAAAGAGATTCTGTTAGTGGATCTAAATTCTGAAATTGAGACCAAACAGACTTTTACAAAAGAGGATCTCTTCTTGAATGGCATGAAAAACTCTCTTCCACAACCAAAGCCACAGCCACCCTTCTTACCTGAGAGTTCTTTCTCTACCAATCTCAGCTTCTTTCCCACACCTAATCCAGACCCTTTCAGTGATGATCCTTTTGCACAGCCAAACAAATCTGCACCACCTTCATTTGATTCTCTAAAATCTGCTCATCAGAAGAAGGAAAGCCTGAGCACCTTCACACCAGTGGGTAATGGTGCTTCAAATGGTGATATTGACTACTTTGGTAAACAGTTTGACCAGATTTCTAACAGAACTGGCAAACGAGAAGCACTAACAAGCCAGTGGCCACTTCAGAGTAAGTCACCTGCAGCAAGAGCTCCAAATGGAGTACCTGAGAGAGAACAGAATGGCTTTCTtaaagccccgtccaacctgtTTGTGGAAGGTCCTTCTAAAGGAGTATCTCTGCAGAATGGAGTAAAGCTGGATTCTGAAAGCAATATCCAGCTCATGTCACATGAGTCTATAACAATTAGCCCACCGCCACAAAGTACCAAgccaggaagaggaaggaggtcTGTCAAG actGCATCGAATGACTTATTTAGCTCAGACTTCTTTGTGCCAACTACAGAGAGCCTTAGCTTGACCTCAGTGGCACAAACAGGACCTGTGCCACTGGACCTCTTCAAAACAAGTCCTACTACGGCACCTCCATTGGCTGGTCTAG GTGGCTTGCCAGTAACTTCATCACCATGGAGTGCACAGACACCTGCCTTCACACAGGCTGCATCAGTCTTTCCTGGGTCTATGATACCTGCCCAGCCTACAGGATTTACTCAACCACTTGCCTTTGGTACTCAAGCAGTGCCAAGTTGGAACCAGCCTGCATCTTTTGGTccagcagccccgcagccctcTGGTCTCTGGGCACAGCCAGCTCAAGTTCCATCTAGTTCATGGGCACAGCCATCCAGTGCTGTAAATCCCTTCCAGAGTAGTGTGTTCCCACCTTCAACACTACCTGCTCAAATGCCATCTGTACTGCCATCTATGTCAACAACAACCAGCCCACCTCAGCCACCACCTAGAACTGCACCTCAGAAGGAGCTATCCAAGAAAGAGAGTGATGCTTTTATTGCTCTGGATCCACTTGGTGATAAAGAGATGAAGGATGTCAAGGAAATGTTCAAAGACTTCCAGCTGACAAAGCCACCTGCAGTACCAGCAAGGAGAGGAGAGCAACAAAACCTTTCAG AACCACCAAAGCCTGTTCCTCGACAAAGTGTGCTGCCAGCTGATGGTCTGTTTGAAAGTCAAGCTAAAACAGACTTTTTCAGTGCCTCATCT
- the DAB2 gene encoding disabled homolog 2 isoform X4, producing the protein MSTEADTTSINSQPEQQAPPKAQPSKKEKKKGPEKTDESLLARFKGDGVRYKAKLIGIDDVPEARGDKMSQDSMMKLKGMAVAARSQGQHKQKIWVNISLTGIKIIDEKSGVIEHEHPVNKISFIARDVTDNRAFGYICGGEGQHQFFAIKTAQQAEPLVVDLKDLFQLIYNMKKKEEEDKKKNDSEALPAHQADKMKLGVDQMDLFGDMSTPPDMSSPTEAKEILLVDLNSEIETKQTFTKEDLFLNGMKNSLPQPKPQPPFLPESSFSTNLSFFPTPNPDPFSDDPFAQPNKSAPPSFDSLKSAHQKKESLSTFTPVGNGASNGDIDYFGKQFDQISNRTGKREALTSQWPLQSKSPAARAPNGVPEREQNGFLKAPSNLFVEGPSKGVSLQNGVKLDSESNIQLMSHESITISPPPQSTKPGRGRRSVKTASNDLFSSDFFVPTTESLSLTSVAQTGPVPLDLFKTSPTTAPPLAGLGGLPVTSSPWSAQTPAFTQAASVFPGSMIPAQPTGFTQPLAFGTQAVPSWNQPASFGPAAPQPSGLWAQPAQVPSSSWAQPSSAVNPFQSSVFPPSTLPAQMPSVLPSMSTTTSPPQPPPRTAPQKELSKKESDAFIALDPLGDKEMKDVKEMFKDFQLTKPPAVPARRGEQQNLSEPPKPVPRQSVLPADGLFESQAKTDFFSASSKESQKPPSGPFGDPFGNPFA; encoded by the exons ATGTCTACTGAAGCTGATACTACTTCTATCAATAGCCAGCCTGAGCAACAGGCTCCACCAAAAGCACAaccttcaaagaaagaaaaaaagaagg GGCCAGAAAAGACAGATGAATCTCTCTTGGCCAGATTCAAAGGTGATGGTGTAAGATACAAAGCTAAACTCATAGGTATTGATGATGTCCCAGAGGCAAGAGGAGACAAAATGAGTCAGGATTCCATGATGAAGCTGAAG ggaatgGCAGTGGCAGCCCGTTCACAGGGTCAGCACAAACAGAAGATCTGGGTGAACATCTCCCTCACTGGTATCAAGATAATAGATGAGAAATCTGGG GTCATAGAGCATGAGCATCCAGTAAACAAAATCTCCTTTATTGCTCGGGATGTAACAGACAACCGTGCCTTTGGCTATATATGTGGAGGAGAAGGCCAGCACCAATTTTTTGCCATAAAAACTGCACAACAG GCTGAGCCTCTAGTTGTTGATCTTAAGGACCTCTTCCAACTAATATATAATatgaagaagaaggaagaagaagacaagaaaaag AATGATAGCGAAGCATTACCTGCTCATCAGGCTGACAAAATGAAACTG GGAGTTGACCAGATGGACTTGTTTGGGGATATGTCAACACCTCCTGATATGAGCAGTCCCACA GAAGCTAAAGAGATTCTGTTAGTGGATCTAAATTCTGAAATTGAGACCAAACAGACTTTTACAAAAGAGGATCTCTTCTTGAATGGCATGAAAAACTCTCTTCCACAACCAAAGCCACAGCCACCCTTCTTACCTGAGAGTTCTTTCTCTACCAATCTCAGCTTCTTTCCCACACCTAATCCAGACCCTTTCAGTGATGATCCTTTTGCACAGCCAAACAAATCTGCACCACCTTCATTTGATTCTCTAAAATCTGCTCATCAGAAGAAGGAAAGCCTGAGCACCTTCACACCAGTGGGTAATGGTGCTTCAAATGGTGATATTGACTACTTTGGTAAACAGTTTGACCAGATTTCTAACAGAACTGGCAAACGAGAAGCACTAACAAGCCAGTGGCCACTTCAGAGTAAGTCACCTGCAGCAAGAGCTCCAAATGGAGTACCTGAGAGAGAACAGAATGGCTTTCTtaaagccccgtccaacctgtTTGTGGAAGGTCCTTCTAAAGGAGTATCTCTGCAGAATGGAGTAAAGCTGGATTCTGAAAGCAATATCCAGCTCATGTCACATGAGTCTATAACAATTAGCCCACCGCCACAAAGTACCAAgccaggaagaggaaggaggtcTGTCAAG actGCATCGAATGACTTATTTAGCTCAGACTTCTTTGTGCCAACTACAGAGAGCCTTAGCTTGACCTCAGTGGCACAAACAGGACCTGTGCCACTGGACCTCTTCAAAACAAGTCCTACTACGGCACCTCCATTGGCTGGTCTAG GTGGCTTGCCAGTAACTTCATCACCATGGAGTGCACAGACACCTGCCTTCACACAGGCTGCATCAGTCTTTCCTGGGTCTATGATACCTGCCCAGCCTACAGGATTTACTCAACCACTTGCCTTTGGTACTCAAGCAGTGCCAAGTTGGAACCAGCCTGCATCTTTTGGTccagcagccccgcagccctcTGGTCTCTGGGCACAGCCAGCTCAAGTTCCATCTAGTTCATGGGCACAGCCATCCAGTGCTGTAAATCCCTTCCAGAGTAGTGTGTTCCCACCTTCAACACTACCTGCTCAAATGCCATCTGTACTGCCATCTATGTCAACAACAACCAGCCCACCTCAGCCACCACCTAGAACTGCACCTCAGAAGGAGCTATCCAAGAAAGAGAGTGATGCTTTTATTGCTCTGGATCCACTTGGTGATAAAGAGATGAAGGATGTCAAGGAAATGTTCAAAGACTTCCAGCTGACAAAGCCACCTGCAGTACCAGCAAGGAGAGGAGAGCAACAAAACCTTTCAG AACCACCAAAGCCTGTTCCTCGACAAAGTGTGCTGCCAGCTGATGGTCTGTTTGAAAGTCAAGCTAAAACAGACTTTTTCAGTGCCTCATCT
- the DAB2 gene encoding disabled homolog 2 isoform X3 produces the protein MSTEADTTSINSQPEQQAPPKAQPSKKEKKKGPEKTDESLLARFKGDGVRYKAKLIGIDDVPEARGDKMSQDSMMKLKGMAVAARSQGQHKQKIWVNISLTGIKIIDEKSGVIEHEHPVNKISFIARDVTDNRAFGYICGGEGQHQFFAIKTAQQAEPLVVDLKDLFQLIYNMKKKEEEDKKKSEEASKTENDSEALPAHQADKMKLGVDQMDLFGDMSTPPDMSSPTEAKEILLVDLNSEIETKQTFTKEDLFLNGMKNSLPQPKPQPPFLPESSFSTNLSFFPTPNPDPFSDDPFAQPNKSAPPSFDSLKSAHQKKESLSTFTPVGNGASNGDIDYFGKQFDQISNRTGKREALTSQWPLQSKSPAARAPNGVPEREQNGFLKAPSNLFVEGPSKGVSLQNGVKLDSESNIQLMSHESITISPPPQSTKPGRGRRSVKTASNDLFSSDFFVPTTESLSLTSVAQTGPVPLDLFKTSPTTAPPLAGLGGLPVTSSPWSAQTPAFTQAASVFPGSMIPAQPTGFTQPLAFGTQAVPSWNQPASFGPAAPQPSGLWAQPAQVPSSSWAQPSSAVNPFQSSVFPPSTLPAQMPSVLPSMSTTTSPPQPPPRTAPQKELSKKESDAFIALDPLGDKEMKDVKEMFKDFQLTKPPAVPARRGEQQNLSEPPKPVPRQSVLPADGLFESQAKTDFFSASSESQKPPSGPFGDPFGNPFA, from the exons ATGTCTACTGAAGCTGATACTACTTCTATCAATAGCCAGCCTGAGCAACAGGCTCCACCAAAAGCACAaccttcaaagaaagaaaaaaagaagg GGCCAGAAAAGACAGATGAATCTCTCTTGGCCAGATTCAAAGGTGATGGTGTAAGATACAAAGCTAAACTCATAGGTATTGATGATGTCCCAGAGGCAAGAGGAGACAAAATGAGTCAGGATTCCATGATGAAGCTGAAG ggaatgGCAGTGGCAGCCCGTTCACAGGGTCAGCACAAACAGAAGATCTGGGTGAACATCTCCCTCACTGGTATCAAGATAATAGATGAGAAATCTGGG GTCATAGAGCATGAGCATCCAGTAAACAAAATCTCCTTTATTGCTCGGGATGTAACAGACAACCGTGCCTTTGGCTATATATGTGGAGGAGAAGGCCAGCACCAATTTTTTGCCATAAAAACTGCACAACAG GCTGAGCCTCTAGTTGTTGATCTTAAGGACCTCTTCCAACTAATATATAATatgaagaagaaggaagaagaagacaagaaaaag agTGAAGAAGCCAGTAAAACTGAG AATGATAGCGAAGCATTACCTGCTCATCAGGCTGACAAAATGAAACTG GGAGTTGACCAGATGGACTTGTTTGGGGATATGTCAACACCTCCTGATATGAGCAGTCCCACA GAAGCTAAAGAGATTCTGTTAGTGGATCTAAATTCTGAAATTGAGACCAAACAGACTTTTACAAAAGAGGATCTCTTCTTGAATGGCATGAAAAACTCTCTTCCACAACCAAAGCCACAGCCACCCTTCTTACCTGAGAGTTCTTTCTCTACCAATCTCAGCTTCTTTCCCACACCTAATCCAGACCCTTTCAGTGATGATCCTTTTGCACAGCCAAACAAATCTGCACCACCTTCATTTGATTCTCTAAAATCTGCTCATCAGAAGAAGGAAAGCCTGAGCACCTTCACACCAGTGGGTAATGGTGCTTCAAATGGTGATATTGACTACTTTGGTAAACAGTTTGACCAGATTTCTAACAGAACTGGCAAACGAGAAGCACTAACAAGCCAGTGGCCACTTCAGAGTAAGTCACCTGCAGCAAGAGCTCCAAATGGAGTACCTGAGAGAGAACAGAATGGCTTTCTtaaagccccgtccaacctgtTTGTGGAAGGTCCTTCTAAAGGAGTATCTCTGCAGAATGGAGTAAAGCTGGATTCTGAAAGCAATATCCAGCTCATGTCACATGAGTCTATAACAATTAGCCCACCGCCACAAAGTACCAAgccaggaagaggaaggaggtcTGTCAAG actGCATCGAATGACTTATTTAGCTCAGACTTCTTTGTGCCAACTACAGAGAGCCTTAGCTTGACCTCAGTGGCACAAACAGGACCTGTGCCACTGGACCTCTTCAAAACAAGTCCTACTACGGCACCTCCATTGGCTGGTCTAG GTGGCTTGCCAGTAACTTCATCACCATGGAGTGCACAGACACCTGCCTTCACACAGGCTGCATCAGTCTTTCCTGGGTCTATGATACCTGCCCAGCCTACAGGATTTACTCAACCACTTGCCTTTGGTACTCAAGCAGTGCCAAGTTGGAACCAGCCTGCATCTTTTGGTccagcagccccgcagccctcTGGTCTCTGGGCACAGCCAGCTCAAGTTCCATCTAGTTCATGGGCACAGCCATCCAGTGCTGTAAATCCCTTCCAGAGTAGTGTGTTCCCACCTTCAACACTACCTGCTCAAATGCCATCTGTACTGCCATCTATGTCAACAACAACCAGCCCACCTCAGCCACCACCTAGAACTGCACCTCAGAAGGAGCTATCCAAGAAAGAGAGTGATGCTTTTATTGCTCTGGATCCACTTGGTGATAAAGAGATGAAGGATGTCAAGGAAATGTTCAAAGACTTCCAGCTGACAAAGCCACCTGCAGTACCAGCAAGGAGAGGAGAGCAACAAAACCTTTCAG AACCACCAAAGCCTGTTCCTCGACAAAGTGTGCTGCCAGCTGATGGTCTGTTTGAAAGTCAAGCTAAAACAGACTTTTTCAGTGCCTCATCT